CCAGAATGACGACTTCATCCCCAAACTGTTCGTCTATACGCAACTGGTCATGGGGATCAACAAAAATGCCGCACAGTACGCAACGACCGGCACCCAGGCGAAATTCTGGGCGCCCTGGAAAGAGCTGCGTGACAAAGAAAGTGATGTTGCCGGTTGCGTCAATGCCGCTCTTGCAATCGACAAGAAAGATCTGCTGTTCAGCGGCGAATTTGCCGTTGCCCGGTCATTTTTCGATGCCCATGAAACAGAAGGCGAACGCCTGGTTACCGAGCAGGACAAGGTTCTCTACAGCCTCTGTCGCCCCGAACGGCTGCTGGAACTGGCCTTCAAATTCACTGTTTTCGACGGCGGCATCAAGAAGATCGCCCGCTATCAGCAGTTCTTTGTCATCAAGTCAACCCTGGAGCGGATCAAACAACTGGACAGTGAAGGCCGTCGTCGGGGCGGCATCATCTGGCACACACAGGGGTCGGGTAAATCACTGACCATGGTTATGCTGGGGAGAAATCTGGCCCTCGATCCGTGCGTAACCAATCCACGCATCGTGCTGGTGACGGACCGTGACGACCTGGACAAACAGTTGGGCAATACCTTTGCCGCCTGCGGGCTGGACCCTAGCCGGGCCACCTCGGGCAAGCACCTGATGGAACTGGTGGCGGAGCACAAGGCCAGCATCGTCACCACACTGATTCACAAGTTCGACAAGGCGCTGAACATCAAGAAATACCAGGATGACTCCCCCGATATCTTCATGTTGATTGATGAAAGCCACCGCACCAACTTCGGCAATTTCTCGGCACGGATGCGGCAGATGTTCCCCAATGCCTGCTACATCGGTTTTACCGGCACGCCGCTCTTGAAAAAGGAGAAGAACAACTTCCAGAAGTTCGGTGGCCTGATTGAACCGCACTACTCCATCAACCAGGCGGTGGAGGACGGGGCAGTTGTCCCGCTGCTCTATGAGGGACGACATGTAGAGATGGAGCAGAACAAGACCGCCATCGATCTCTGGTTCGAGCGTCATACGCAGGGGCTGAGCAAAGAGCAAAAGGCTGACCTGAAACGGAAATATGCCAAGGCTTCGATGCTGAACAAGGCCGATCAGGTGGTCTACATGCGGGCCTTCGACATCAGTGAGCATTTCCGCGCCAACTGGCAGGGAACCGGTTTCAAGGCTCAACTGGTTGCCCCGAGCAAAGCCGTGGCCCTGAAGTATCAGGAACACCTTGAAGAGATCGGCTTTGTCTCTTCCGAAGTGGTTATCTCGGCACCGGACAGCCGCGAAGGATATGATGAGACCGACGACGAGCCAACGGACGAGGTGGTCAAGTTCTGGCTGAAGATGATGAAACGCTACGGCAGCGAAGATGAATATACCAAGCAGATCATCAACCAGTTCAAGTTTGGATCAGAACCGGAAATTCTGATCGTGGTGAGCAAGCTGCTGACCGGTTTCGATGCTCCGCGCAACCGGATCATCTACATCTGCAAGGAACTGAAGGAACATACCCTGTTGCAGGCCATAGCCCGCGTCAACCGGCTGTCGGAAGACAAGGACGAAGGGTTTGTCGTTGACTACGTGGGGCTACTGGGTGAACTGGATAAGGCCCTGACCATGTACAGCGCTTTTGAAGGGTATGACGAGGATGACCTGAAAGGGTCGATGACCTCCATAAACAGCGAGATCGAGAAGCTGCCCCAACGTTACTCCGACCTGTGGGACATCTTCAAGGAGGTCAAGAACAGCTATGACGAAGAGGCCTATGAGGTTCTGCTGGCCGATGATGCCGTACGGGAAGACTTTTACCAATGCCTGGCTGAATACAGTAAAACGCTGGGCATCGCTCTTTCGTCGGAAGCGTTTATTACAACAGTCGATGAGGCCCGGCTCTATCGCTACAAGGCCGATTTGAAGCGCTTTCACAACCTGAAAGCCTCCGTCAAACTCCGCTATGCCGAGGCCATTGACTACCGGGATTACGAACCGAAGATCAGGAAGCTGCTCGACACCCATATTCAAGCAAATGAGGTTATTCAACTGAATGAACCGGTAAATATCTTTGACGAAAAGATGTTCAATGTGGTGAAGGAAGAACAGGGCGTTTACGGCAAGAGTACGGCGGCCAAGGCTGATGCCATTGCCCATGCCACGAAACGGGTCATTACGGAAAAGATGGCTGAAGATCCGGCATTTTACCAGAAATTTTCCAAACTGATTCAGCAGGCCATTGAGGATTTCCGGGCCAAGCGTATATCGGATCTTGACTATCTGAACAAAGTTTCCGACATCCGCACCCATGTTGTTACCCGTCACCATGACGATATACCGGAATCCCTCACCGGCAACGAGGAAGCGATGGCATTTTATGGCGTCCTGAAGCCGTTCTTCGAGCAGCATGATCTGGAACGGTGTGCAGGCGAGGCCATTGCCGCCGAAACCGCCCTGGCCATTCAGGCCATTCTGGACCGTCATTGGAAGGTGCAGTTCTGGGATGACGATGATGCCCAGAAACAGGTCATCAACGACATCGACGACTATCTGTTTGACGAGGTAATAAGCAATAAAAGAGTAGAAATCAGCCTTGAACAGATGGACAAACTCATTGAACAGACCATGCAGGTGACCAGGCACCGGAGAACCCCATGAATTCTGCCTTTGGCACCATCAAGT
The window above is part of the Trichlorobacter ammonificans genome. Proteins encoded here:
- a CDS encoding type I restriction endonuclease subunit R, which gives rise to MTVFRFNEKYLSQIPALQLLINLGYEYLPPEQVMKQRQGKTGNVLLEGILCDQLKRLNRINYKSREFLFSEENIQTAVQKLKNVKYDGLLKTNEAIYDLITLGTALEQTVEGDSKSFNLNYIDWRNWERNAFHVTAEFNVARSRSNEAARPDIVLFVNGIPLAVIECKSPNVGVEQAISQSIRNQNDDFIPKLFVYTQLVMGINKNAAQYATTGTQAKFWAPWKELRDKESDVAGCVNAALAIDKKDLLFSGEFAVARSFFDAHETEGERLVTEQDKVLYSLCRPERLLELAFKFTVFDGGIKKIARYQQFFVIKSTLERIKQLDSEGRRRGGIIWHTQGSGKSLTMVMLGRNLALDPCVTNPRIVLVTDRDDLDKQLGNTFAACGLDPSRATSGKHLMELVAEHKASIVTTLIHKFDKALNIKKYQDDSPDIFMLIDESHRTNFGNFSARMRQMFPNACYIGFTGTPLLKKEKNNFQKFGGLIEPHYSINQAVEDGAVVPLLYEGRHVEMEQNKTAIDLWFERHTQGLSKEQKADLKRKYAKASMLNKADQVVYMRAFDISEHFRANWQGTGFKAQLVAPSKAVALKYQEHLEEIGFVSSEVVISAPDSREGYDETDDEPTDEVVKFWLKMMKRYGSEDEYTKQIINQFKFGSEPEILIVVSKLLTGFDAPRNRIIYICKELKEHTLLQAIARVNRLSEDKDEGFVVDYVGLLGELDKALTMYSAFEGYDEDDLKGSMTSINSEIEKLPQRYSDLWDIFKEVKNSYDEEAYEVLLADDAVREDFYQCLAEYSKTLGIALSSEAFITTVDEARLYRYKADLKRFHNLKASVKLRYAEAIDYRDYEPKIRKLLDTHIQANEVIQLNEPVNIFDEKMFNVVKEEQGVYGKSTAAKADAIAHATKRVITEKMAEDPAFYQKFSKLIQQAIEDFRAKRISDLDYLNKVSDIRTHVVTRHHDDIPESLTGNEEAMAFYGVLKPFFEQHDLERCAGEAIAAETALAIQAILDRHWKVQFWDDDDAQKQVINDIDDYLFDEVISNKRVEISLEQMDKLIEQTMQVTRHRRTP